The following are from one region of the Prochlorococcus marinus str. SB genome:
- a CDS encoding YggT family protein, with amino-acid sequence MLVNCLQILDISLGISLSYLTIVFLIRLILTWYPKIDLSNGLWLLVSIPSSSILNLTRKLIPPIGGVDVGPVIWIGFISFLREVLVGQQGLIKLALHTHIS; translated from the coding sequence TTGCTTGTAAACTGCCTCCAAATTTTAGATATTAGTTTAGGAATTTCTCTCTCATATCTTACTATAGTTTTTCTAATAAGATTAATACTTACTTGGTACCCAAAAATTGATTTAAGTAACGGTTTATGGTTATTAGTTTCAATACCATCAAGCTCTATTCTTAATTTAACAAGAAAACTAATTCCTCCTATTGGAGGCGTTGATGTTGGACCCGTAATTTGGATCGGATTTATAAGCTTTTTAAGAGAAGTATTAGTCGGTCAGCAAGGGCTTATAAAACTTGCATTGCATACACATATTTCATAG
- a CDS encoding Ycf66 family protein: protein MVNASLNWASIVGIVLAVCGGGLYFLRSFKPALARDYDVFFAAIGLLCGGILFFQGWRLDPILQFGQFLLAGTTVFFAYESVRLRGVATDQARRSSYFDDDPISDLPRNSRGRFSDDYDRFEESERPSRRFKPQEDEFEEDYVEGRSSRRNVSRAIPSAAASRSRPSTREISQFENDEPIRRRRQTSEDRNRKQPETNNFGERRNLSRDEVKTGSRPRMNRTVSRQDNISPPANSSPLRKKPTRSPIRQQTSTAQVEDASFKDANQGKKPRETRRVSSSVRSSSKNLNSRYNVGTNKKKPRDNSSRFDD, encoded by the coding sequence GTGGTCAATGCTAGTCTCAATTGGGCCAGTATTGTTGGTATAGTTCTCGCGGTATGTGGAGGAGGCCTTTATTTTTTGAGGTCCTTTAAGCCTGCTTTGGCGCGGGATTATGATGTTTTCTTCGCAGCAATTGGACTTTTGTGCGGAGGAATATTATTTTTTCAAGGCTGGAGGTTAGATCCTATCCTTCAATTTGGCCAGTTTTTATTAGCAGGAACTACTGTTTTTTTTGCATATGAAAGTGTGCGATTGAGGGGAGTTGCTACTGATCAAGCTAGAAGGTCATCTTATTTTGATGATGATCCTATTTCTGATCTTCCAAGAAATTCTAGAGGTCGATTTAGTGACGATTATGATAGGTTTGAAGAATCTGAAAGGCCATCTAGAAGATTTAAACCTCAAGAAGATGAATTTGAAGAAGACTATGTGGAGGGTAGATCTAGTAGGAGGAATGTTTCAAGAGCCATACCATCTGCAGCAGCAAGTAGAAGTAGGCCATCTACAAGGGAAATAAGTCAGTTTGAAAATGACGAGCCTATAAGAAGGAGAAGACAGACTTCTGAAGATAGAAATAGGAAACAACCAGAAACAAATAACTTTGGTGAAAGAAGAAATTTATCTCGCGATGAAGTTAAAACAGGGTCAAGACCCAGAATGAATCGTACAGTTTCTAGACAAGATAATATCTCTCCTCCTGCTAATTCTTCTCCATTAAGAAAGAAACCTACTAGATCCCCTATTAGGCAGCAAACTTCAACAGCTCAAGTAGAAGATGCTTCATTTAAAGATGCTAATCAAGGTAAAAAACCACGTGAGACTCGTAGAGTAAGCTCTTCAGTTAGATCAAGTTCAAAAAATCTAAATAGTAGATATAACGTTGGAACAAACAAGAAAAAACCTAGAGATAATAGTTCTAGATTTGATGATTAA
- a CDS encoding PRC-barrel domain-containing protein, with protein MSLSNTSANKNLPNSVPRERLWLRSELMGTQVITTDTGRRLGVVGEVVVDIDRREVVALGLRDNPLTRFLPGLPKWMPLESIKQVGDVILVDSLDSLSESFSPERYGNVINCQVITESGQLLGRVLGFSFDIETGDLISLVMGAVGVPLLGEGVLSTWEIPVEEIVSSGTDRIIVYEGAEEKLKQLSSGLLEKLGVGGSSWDEREVNGYSANLVPVENQLLSGSESAQQNNLVEEYEEVVEQDDYEDDYEDELEYVEIEGSEEEINNRKKLYMDNDDSDQIQNQNSVNQIDEKNNIDLKQKKQSTTNLASKRPIQNATETLDIEPLKEQNLVQDNKKSEKFEIDDPW; from the coding sequence ATGAGCTTGTCTAACACATCTGCTAATAAGAATCTCCCTAACTCGGTTCCTAGGGAACGTTTATGGTTAAGGTCAGAATTAATGGGAACACAAGTGATAACTACTGATACTGGTAGGCGGCTAGGCGTAGTTGGCGAGGTTGTTGTTGATATTGATAGAAGAGAGGTGGTCGCTTTGGGACTAAGAGATAATCCACTTACAAGATTTTTACCAGGTTTGCCAAAATGGATGCCTTTAGAAAGTATAAAGCAAGTTGGAGATGTCATATTAGTTGACTCCCTAGATTCTTTGAGTGAAAGTTTTTCTCCAGAAAGGTATGGGAATGTAATTAATTGTCAAGTGATTACAGAATCTGGACAACTTCTGGGAAGAGTTCTTGGCTTTTCTTTTGATATTGAGACTGGGGATTTGATATCTCTTGTTATGGGTGCTGTTGGTGTTCCGCTTTTAGGCGAGGGAGTTTTAAGTACTTGGGAAATACCTGTTGAGGAAATTGTAAGTAGTGGTACTGATAGGATTATTGTTTATGAAGGTGCGGAAGAGAAATTGAAGCAACTAAGTAGTGGACTACTTGAGAAACTTGGAGTCGGGGGTTCTTCTTGGGATGAAAGGGAAGTAAATGGATACTCAGCAAATCTTGTACCTGTTGAGAATCAGTTACTTTCAGGTTCTGAATCAGCACAGCAAAACAATTTGGTCGAGGAATATGAAGAAGTTGTTGAACAAGATGATTATGAAGATGATTATGAAGATGAACTTGAATATGTTGAAATAGAGGGTTCTGAAGAAGAAATAAATAATAGAAAAAAGTTATACATGGATAATGACGATTCTGATCAGATCCAGAATCAAAATAGTGTTAATCAAATAGATGAAAAAAACAATATTGATTTAAAGCAAAAAAAACAATCAACTACTAATTTAGCTTCGAAAAGACCAATTCAAAATGCAACTGAAACTTTAGATATTGAACCACTAAAAGAACAAAATTTAGTTCAAGATAATAAAAAATCAGAAAAGTTTGAAATTGATGATCCCTGGTAA
- the psbX gene encoding photosystem II reaction center X protein gives MFQISNLLLAADFSAEVANNSAVGMIGSFIAAALLIVIPATAFLIFVSQKDSLDRTSTGRR, from the coding sequence GTGTTTCAAATCTCTAATTTATTACTAGCCGCAGATTTTTCTGCTGAAGTTGCAAATAATTCCGCAGTGGGAATGATAGGTAGTTTTATTGCTGCGGCCTTACTTATCGTTATTCCAGCCACTGCATTTTTGATTTTTGTCAGCCAGAAAGATTCCCTCGATCGTACTTCTACTGGAAGACGCTAG
- a CDS encoding phage holin family protein has product MEKPKNKNFASTASRISAIASSVMDLHVRIALQEVDREKRRLISGGIFLAIGSTLLLLVLICIHIIFYLFLTKYNNWNIEYNLLLMIFIDLFLAGISLKLGGKLAKGPYLPQTLEGLGKTTKAVLGKK; this is encoded by the coding sequence ATGGAAAAACCAAAAAATAAAAACTTTGCAAGTACCGCCTCGAGAATTTCAGCGATCGCAAGCTCAGTGATGGATTTGCATGTAAGAATAGCTCTTCAAGAAGTAGATAGAGAAAAAAGAAGATTAATTAGTGGTGGAATATTTTTAGCAATTGGAAGTACATTATTATTATTAGTGCTAATTTGCATCCATATTATTTTTTATCTTTTTTTAACGAAATATAATAACTGGAATATTGAATATAATTTATTACTTATGATATTTATAGATTTATTTCTTGCAGGCATAAGTTTAAAGCTTGGAGGAAAATTAGCTAAAGGACCTTATCTTCCTCAAACATTAGAGGGTTTAGGCAAGACAACAAAGGCAGTTTTAGGCAAAAAATAA
- a CDS encoding glycosyl transferase, producing MKKESVAVVIISNGPGELTTWVNPVVDELSKINKSLCDEDKQDFTLRLVLVPCPNATGKEFLVANSWNKFELITKSKSFWKLLIKPHSFAHWPKKGIVIFLGGDQFWSILLAKRLGYLNITYSEWVSRWPKWTNEIAAMNVKVKELIPKRYKYKCKVIGDLMADIKLNSEISLRNKEKKHIALLPGSKKAKLSIGIPFFLEVADHIAKENQNINFIIPIAPTTNKSEYLFFQSNKNPIAKYYSSKIKTIKNFKDSNFDYVIETSKKTKIYLIKKHPCYEILKECDLAITTVGANTAELAAISLPMLVVLPTQHLNMMNAWDGITGVVGKISFINRFITFMIKNFYFKKKKFFAWPNIKAKRMIVPERIGNISTIKIAKEVLFLIKNRDQLKSIRKNLKKERGDKGAAKKLASIILNSIKKL from the coding sequence ATGAAAAAAGAATCAGTTGCAGTAGTTATAATTTCCAATGGTCCTGGTGAATTAACTACATGGGTAAATCCTGTAGTGGATGAGCTAAGCAAAATAAATAAATCACTATGTGATGAAGATAAACAGGATTTTACTCTTAGGTTAGTCCTTGTTCCTTGCCCAAATGCCACTGGTAAAGAATTTTTAGTTGCAAATTCATGGAATAAATTCGAATTAATTACAAAATCCAAAAGTTTTTGGAAATTATTAATAAAGCCACATTCTTTTGCTCATTGGCCAAAAAAAGGGATAGTTATTTTCCTTGGAGGGGATCAATTTTGGAGCATTTTATTAGCTAAAAGATTAGGTTATTTAAATATCACATATTCTGAATGGGTTTCACGATGGCCTAAATGGACCAATGAAATTGCTGCTATGAATGTAAAAGTAAAAGAGTTAATACCTAAAAGATATAAATATAAATGTAAAGTAATTGGTGATTTGATGGCAGATATCAAACTTAATAGCGAAATATCACTAAGAAATAAAGAAAAAAAACACATTGCATTATTGCCTGGTTCTAAGAAAGCAAAGCTTTCTATTGGAATTCCTTTCTTCTTAGAAGTTGCAGATCATATCGCTAAAGAAAATCAAAATATAAATTTTATAATCCCCATTGCACCAACTACTAATAAAAGTGAATATTTATTTTTTCAAAGCAACAAAAATCCAATTGCTAAATATTACTCATCAAAAATCAAAACAATTAAAAACTTCAAAGACTCTAATTTTGATTATGTAATTGAAACATCAAAAAAAACAAAGATTTATCTAATTAAGAAACATCCTTGCTATGAAATATTAAAAGAATGTGATCTTGCAATTACAACTGTAGGAGCAAATACTGCAGAATTAGCAGCAATTAGTCTTCCAATGTTAGTTGTTCTGCCAACTCAACATTTAAATATGATGAACGCTTGGGATGGCATTACTGGAGTAGTTGGAAAAATTTCATTCATAAATAGATTTATAACTTTTATGATTAAAAATTTTTATTTTAAAAAAAAGAAGTTTTTTGCTTGGCCAAATATTAAAGCTAAAAGAATGATTGTCCCTGAAAGGATAGGTAATATTTCAACAATAAAAATTGCAAAAGAAGTATTATTTCTTATTAAAAATAGAGATCAATTAAAAAGTATTAGGAAAAATCTAAAAAAAGAAAGGGGCGATAAAGGTGCAGCAAAAAAACTTGCTTCTATAATTCTTAATTCAATAAAAAAACTTTAA
- a CDS encoding THUMP domain-containing class I SAM-dependent RNA methyltransferase, whose amino-acid sequence MNVVASSPEGLEKSLAEEISNLGGFNINTYQRFINFECDFETFYRVHFYSRLAFRFYREIACFNCYDKQSLYAGVRDSFDWLNWLHFDKTFNVQVTGKTSSLRHTHFTALEVKNSITDLQQAVWNKRSNISLDNPDFIIHLHLKNNKAILSLQSSVESLHKRGYRPAIGNAPLKENLASGLINMTQWNGKVPLIDFMCGSGTFLIEAVNQFLGVPINIDQVYLFENWLDFRKDIYLNEKNKAKNKIINYEKLPTIIGCEINKKVFEQANVNISLAGLENYIEIINNDFLALQLSSTPGIIICNPPYGKKLGDENELICLYEQMGIFLKNNFSGWEFWLLSGNPKLTKYLKMKSSLKIPVSNGGIDCRWIKYLIR is encoded by the coding sequence ATGAATGTAGTGGCATCATCTCCGGAGGGACTAGAGAAATCTTTAGCAGAAGAAATTTCAAATTTAGGCGGCTTTAATATTAATACTTATCAAAGATTTATTAATTTTGAATGTGATTTTGAAACTTTCTATAGAGTTCATTTCTATTCCAGATTAGCTTTTCGTTTTTATAGAGAAATTGCATGTTTTAATTGCTATGACAAGCAATCTTTATATGCGGGTGTTAGAGATTCATTTGATTGGTTAAATTGGTTGCACTTTGATAAAACGTTTAATGTTCAAGTAACTGGGAAAACATCTTCTTTAAGGCATACTCATTTCACAGCTCTTGAAGTAAAAAATTCTATAACTGATTTGCAACAGGCAGTTTGGAATAAAAGATCAAATATTTCTTTAGATAATCCTGATTTTATAATTCATCTGCATTTAAAAAATAATAAAGCAATTCTCAGTCTTCAAAGCAGCGTAGAAAGCTTACACAAAAGAGGCTATAGACCCGCAATTGGCAATGCTCCATTAAAAGAAAATTTAGCTTCTGGATTGATAAATATGACTCAATGGAATGGCAAAGTTCCATTAATAGATTTTATGTGTGGCTCGGGTACTTTTTTAATTGAGGCAGTCAACCAATTCCTTGGAGTTCCTATAAATATTGATCAGGTATATCTTTTTGAGAATTGGTTGGACTTTAGGAAAGATATTTATCTAAATGAAAAAAATAAGGCAAAAAATAAAATTATAAATTATGAAAAATTACCAACAATAATAGGGTGTGAAATTAATAAAAAGGTTTTTGAGCAGGCGAATGTAAACATATCATTAGCTGGACTCGAAAATTATATTGAGATTATAAATAATGATTTTTTAGCACTCCAATTAAGTTCCACACCTGGGATAATCATATGTAATCCTCCATACGGCAAAAAATTAGGCGATGAAAATGAATTGATTTGTTTATATGAACAAATGGGAATCTTTCTAAAGAACAATTTTTCAGGTTGGGAATTTTGGCTGCTAAGTGGAAATCCAAAACTAACAAAATATTTGAAAATGAAATCTTCATTGAAAATTCCCGTTAGCAATGGGGGAATAGATTGTAGATGGATAAAGTACTTAATAAGGTAA
- the smc gene encoding chromosome segregation protein SMC has product MRLVHINQVEFENFKSFGGNVKIPLEEGFTVVTGPNGSGKSNILDGILFCLGLANSRGMRAERLPDLINNSKVKEGKSSETSVSVKFNIQDWSPREDLLPLELEEEEIALSKGQKEWLVSRKLRLMPGGSYASTYTSDGKQCTLQQIQRILRDISVDPEGSNVVMQGDVTRIVSMNNKERRNLIDELAGVALFDTRIEQTNAKLNDVFERQERCEILENELQSSKNKLEKECEKAKQYKELKAKLLQITELEKVLIFEKQVKHVESIEKKESEIEKNKILFNKQKESISKEISVLEDALKILVDELKEKGEDTLIKVNSDIGSINSSLRELDRISILNKEEGIKLQKQRDEIAISKRNIESEKMRQENFDVNFLNQLNLQIDDLTLKHKLSRKKLSDAAGESGEFSKQSIKLNAELESIKNQINPLEIKKRKIEEEAIQNNIQKDEILSQIESLDLEKQKLVQGNQRKKETSDIKKKNLASNSAEINSLKNEIDLLMKTKSRLNNEQLRLEKDLSRFESRKEALNESRGSYALRILLEAGLEGIHGYVAQLGEVSEKNRYALEIAAGNRLGQIVVDNDHIAAKAIEILKKKKAGRLTFLPLNRIKSQKKNYAISRFENNRENGFIDKAINLITFDEVYSDVFRYVFGDTLVFSDLSSARLSTQKNRLVTLSGELLEASGAITGGSKLNKDLAYRFGINNDIDDSSPIKERLLVIEEALKESNNDLILKNNRLSLLNSNRSEIIEDCASFNKEIEVNKDSLKAVSQRIEDCKSRLNKLDTANNLLVNELGHLKNQLKPYHDKFDQLQTIQKANYEKNQKSSLIAFNDDFNNLDKKLELLIKERNTLLDKKNQFALNKERINNSLKITLLQEKNLQESIKQLAIAHSEWIEKRDQFKKELSDLDNQKNSLEKNLGLLRRKRDELNSSISNKRQEYNNYLLKLEYLERDMNSLKEEMRSEKIKLENYKKDLPHPSPEFGEYEGKSLESLQSEISIINAKLESLEPVNMLALDELEELIERLNGLREKLEILSNERSELLLRIETVSTMRQEAFMQAFTEVDRHFREIFANLSDGDGFLQLENPNSPLEGGLTLVAHPKGKNVRRLASMSGGEKSLTALSFLFALQKYKPSPFYALDEVDSFLDGINVERLSQLISNQSSNAQFIVVSHRRPMISASERTIGVAQARGANTQVLGLPNAA; this is encoded by the coding sequence TTGAGATTGGTACATATCAATCAGGTCGAGTTTGAAAATTTTAAATCTTTTGGGGGAAATGTAAAAATACCTCTTGAAGAAGGTTTCACCGTGGTTACGGGTCCTAACGGTTCTGGGAAAAGTAATATTTTAGATGGAATTTTATTTTGTTTAGGTCTAGCTAATAGTAGAGGTATGAGGGCTGAAAGATTACCAGATCTAATAAATAACTCCAAAGTTAAAGAGGGTAAGTCATCAGAAACATCTGTATCGGTAAAATTTAATATTCAAGATTGGTCTCCCAGAGAGGACCTTCTGCCTTTGGAACTAGAAGAAGAAGAAATTGCCCTTAGTAAAGGTCAAAAAGAATGGTTAGTTTCTAGAAAATTGAGGCTTATGCCAGGTGGTTCTTATGCTTCTACTTATACTTCTGATGGAAAACAATGTACCTTGCAACAAATACAGAGAATATTAAGAGATATCAGTGTTGATCCTGAGGGCAGCAATGTTGTTATGCAGGGTGATGTAACAAGAATAGTATCAATGAATAATAAGGAGAGGAGAAATCTTATTGATGAATTAGCAGGAGTGGCACTTTTTGACACAAGAATAGAACAAACTAATGCAAAATTAAATGACGTTTTCGAAAGACAAGAAAGATGTGAAATTTTAGAAAATGAATTGCAATCTAGTAAAAATAAGCTTGAAAAAGAATGTGAAAAAGCAAAGCAATATAAAGAGTTAAAGGCAAAACTATTACAAATAACAGAATTAGAGAAAGTTCTTATTTTTGAAAAACAAGTAAAGCATGTTGAATCTATAGAAAAAAAAGAAAGTGAAATTGAAAAAAATAAAATCTTATTTAATAAACAAAAAGAATCTATTAGTAAAGAAATATCCGTTTTAGAAGATGCTTTGAAAATACTTGTTGATGAGCTTAAGGAGAAAGGAGAGGATACTTTGATAAAAGTTAATTCTGATATTGGAAGTATTAATTCTAGCTTGAGAGAACTCGATAGGATATCAATTCTGAATAAAGAAGAAGGTATTAAATTACAAAAACAGAGAGATGAAATTGCAATTTCTAAGAGGAATATCGAGTCAGAAAAGATGAGACAAGAAAATTTTGATGTTAATTTTTTAAATCAATTGAACTTGCAAATTGATGATCTCACTTTAAAACACAAACTATCAAGAAAAAAACTTTCTGATGCGGCTGGAGAATCTGGAGAATTCTCAAAACAAAGTATCAAATTAAATGCTGAGCTTGAAAGTATAAAAAATCAAATTAATCCTTTGGAAATAAAAAAAAGGAAAATTGAAGAAGAAGCTATTCAAAACAATATTCAAAAAGATGAGATATTGTCACAGATCGAATCCTTAGATTTAGAAAAGCAGAAACTTGTTCAGGGAAATCAAAGAAAAAAAGAGACATCGGATATAAAGAAAAAAAACTTGGCAAGTAATAGCGCAGAAATTAATTCTTTAAAAAATGAAATCGATTTATTAATGAAAACTAAATCAAGGCTAAATAACGAGCAATTAAGGCTTGAAAAGGATTTATCTAGATTCGAAAGCAGGAAGGAAGCTTTAAATGAATCTAGAGGTTCATATGCTCTCAGAATTCTTTTAGAGGCAGGGTTAGAGGGTATACATGGTTATGTAGCTCAACTTGGAGAGGTAAGTGAGAAAAATAGATATGCACTAGAAATTGCTGCTGGAAATAGGTTAGGACAAATTGTTGTTGATAATGATCATATTGCTGCAAAAGCAATTGAAATTCTTAAAAAGAAGAAAGCGGGAAGATTAACTTTTTTACCTTTAAATAGAATTAAAAGTCAAAAAAAGAATTATGCAATTTCAAGATTTGAAAATAACAGGGAGAATGGATTTATTGATAAAGCTATTAATCTAATTACTTTTGATGAAGTTTATTCAGATGTTTTTCGATATGTTTTTGGAGATACTTTGGTTTTTTCAGACTTATCCTCAGCTAGGTTATCTACTCAAAAAAATAGGTTGGTTACCTTAAGTGGTGAATTATTAGAAGCAAGTGGTGCTATTACAGGAGGCAGTAAGTTAAATAAAGATTTGGCTTATAGGTTTGGAATTAATAATGATATTGATGATTCTAGTCCTATAAAAGAAAGATTATTAGTTATCGAAGAAGCTTTAAAAGAGTCAAATAATGATTTGATACTAAAAAATAATAGACTTAGTTTATTAAATTCTAACCGTAGTGAAATAATTGAGGATTGTGCCTCATTTAATAAAGAAATTGAAGTCAATAAAGATTCTCTTAAAGCTGTCTCGCAAAGAATTGAGGATTGTAAATCGAGATTAAATAAACTTGATACTGCTAATAATTTATTAGTTAACGAGTTAGGTCATTTAAAAAATCAATTGAAGCCTTATCACGATAAGTTTGATCAACTACAAACCATTCAAAAGGCAAATTATGAAAAAAATCAAAAATCATCATTAATAGCTTTTAATGACGATTTTAATAATCTTGATAAAAAACTTGAATTACTTATTAAAGAGAGAAATACATTACTAGATAAAAAGAATCAATTTGCTTTAAATAAAGAGCGTATCAATAATTCATTAAAAATTACTTTACTACAAGAAAAAAACTTGCAGGAATCTATTAAACAACTCGCAATTGCTCATAGTGAATGGATAGAAAAAAGAGATCAATTTAAAAAAGAGCTTTCAGATCTCGATAATCAAAAAAATTCTCTAGAGAAGAATTTAGGTTTATTGAGAAGGAAAAGAGATGAATTAAACTCTTCAATTTCAAATAAAAGGCAAGAATATAATAACTATTTGTTGAAGCTTGAATATCTTGAAAGGGATATGAATTCCCTTAAAGAAGAGATGAGGAGTGAGAAAATAAAATTAGAAAATTATAAAAAAGATCTACCTCATCCTTCCCCGGAGTTTGGAGAATATGAAGGGAAGAGTCTTGAATCTTTGCAATCAGAAATTTCGATTATAAATGCAAAACTAGAAAGCTTAGAACCTGTCAATATGTTGGCTCTTGATGAACTAGAAGAGTTAATTGAGAGATTAAATGGTTTGCGAGAAAAATTAGAAATTCTATCTAATGAAAGATCTGAATTATTGCTGAGAATAGAAACTGTATCTACGATGCGTCAAGAAGCTTTTATGCAAGCATTTACAGAAGTTGATAGACATTTTAGAGAAATTTTTGCAAATTTATCTGATGGAGATGGATTTCTTCAACTTGAAAATCCTAATTCTCCTTTAGAAGGAGGATTAACTTTAGTGGCTCATCCCAAGGGAAAAAATGTCAGAAGATTAGCGTCTATGTCAGGTGGTGAAAAATCGTTAACTGCCTTAAGTTTTTTATTTGCTTTGCAAAAATATAAGCCTTCACCTTTTTATGCATTAGACGAGGTTGATAGTTTTTTAGATGGTATTAATGTTGAAAGGTTGTCACAACTAATATCAAATCAGTCATCAAATGCTCAATTTATAGTCGTAAGTCATAGAAGACCTATGATTAGTGCATCTGAACGAACAATTGGGGTTGCGCAAGCAAGAGGTGCTAATACACAAGTTCTTGGGTTACCAAATGCTGCATAA
- a CDS encoding DUF883 C-terminal domain-containing protein, translating to METYHPPKELEEKENNSDLPEKEVISEKWLLEKIDSLIPLIKEKWPNIAQQTLEATKGSIDDLVEVIASHSGTSVIGIKSQLFEIIDSIRENNWEISEKIEPIESQLEELLEELNNTLRPKIENPIREKPLLSIAIAAGIGLLIGTLLNSGRK from the coding sequence ATGGAGACTTACCATCCTCCCAAAGAACTAGAAGAAAAAGAAAATAACTCTGATCTTCCTGAAAAAGAAGTTATTTCGGAAAAATGGTTACTTGAAAAAATTGACAGTTTAATACCTTTAATAAAAGAAAAATGGCCTAACATTGCACAACAAACCCTTGAAGCCACAAAAGGGAGTATTGATGATTTAGTTGAAGTAATAGCTAGCCATAGTGGAACCTCAGTAATTGGAATAAAAAGTCAACTATTTGAAATTATTGATTCAATAAGAGAAAACAATTGGGAAATATCAGAAAAAATTGAACCTATCGAAAGTCAATTAGAAGAATTATTAGAAGAACTTAATAATACACTTAGACCAAAAATAGAAAATCCAATAAGAGAAAAACCACTTTTATCTATTGCTATTGCGGCTGGTATTGGTTTACTAATAGGAACTCTCCTTAACAGTGGCAGAAAATAA
- the accC gene encoding acetyl-CoA carboxylase biotin carboxylase subunit has product MVEKVLIANRGEIALRIVRSCRELGIATVAVFSTVDKKALHVQLADEAVCVGDSLSNKSYLNIPNILAAATSRGVDAIHPGYGFLAENDKFAEMCNDHGIIFIGPSPKAIRSMGDKSTAKETMEAVGVPTVPGSKGLLSNVDEAYKLAEDIGYPVIIKATAGGGGRGMRLVENSGNLEKMFKAAQSEAEAAFGNDGLYMEKFIKKPRHVEIQILADRSGNVVHLGERDCSVQRRHQKLLEESPSPAINTELRKKMGNAAIAAAKSIGYEGAGTVEFLVDDDDNFYFMEMNTRIQVEHPVTEMVTGVDLIAEQIKIASGANLEFNQDDIHLNGHAIECRINAEDPSHNFRPSPGKITGWLPPGGPGVRVDSHVYTGYEIPPFYDSLIGKLIVWGKDRNTAIKRMNRALNECAVTGIPTTINFHLTLLNKSKFKQGKIHTKYVEEELLPNY; this is encoded by the coding sequence ATGGTTGAAAAAGTTTTAATTGCTAATCGTGGAGAAATAGCTTTACGAATTGTCAGAAGTTGTAGAGAACTAGGTATTGCAACCGTTGCAGTCTTTAGCACTGTTGATAAAAAAGCATTGCATGTTCAGCTTGCTGATGAGGCGGTTTGCGTAGGAGATTCATTAAGTAATAAGAGTTATTTAAATATTCCAAATATACTTGCTGCTGCTACATCGAGAGGAGTTGATGCTATTCATCCTGGTTATGGATTTCTTGCGGAAAATGATAAATTTGCTGAGATGTGTAATGATCACGGCATAATTTTTATTGGCCCATCTCCTAAAGCTATTAGATCTATGGGAGATAAATCTACAGCTAAAGAAACTATGGAAGCAGTTGGAGTGCCAACAGTACCTGGTAGTAAAGGCTTGTTATCAAATGTTGATGAGGCTTATAAATTGGCAGAGGATATTGGCTATCCGGTAATTATTAAAGCCACTGCTGGAGGAGGTGGAAGAGGTATGCGGTTGGTTGAAAACTCTGGTAATCTAGAAAAAATGTTTAAAGCAGCTCAAAGCGAAGCAGAAGCAGCTTTTGGTAATGATGGTTTATATATGGAGAAATTTATAAAGAAGCCAAGACATGTAGAAATTCAAATTTTGGCCGACAGGTCGGGTAATGTTGTTCATTTAGGAGAGCGAGATTGTTCAGTTCAAAGAAGACATCAGAAGTTACTAGAGGAGTCTCCTAGTCCTGCAATTAATACTGAGCTAAGAAAAAAAATGGGGAACGCAGCTATTGCTGCTGCAAAAAGTATCGGCTATGAAGGGGCGGGGACAGTTGAATTTTTAGTTGATGATGATGATAATTTTTATTTTATGGAAATGAATACTAGGATTCAAGTTGAACATCCTGTTACTGAAATGGTTACAGGAGTTGATTTAATAGCTGAGCAAATTAAAATCGCAAGCGGAGCAAACTTGGAATTTAATCAGGATGATATCCATTTAAACGGTCATGCCATTGAATGTAGAATCAATGCTGAAGATCCTTCTCACAATTTCCGCCCATCTCCCGGAAAAATAACTGGGTGGCTTCCTCCTGGCGGCCCTGGTGTAAGGGTGGATAGTCATGTATATACAGGCTATGAAATCCCTCCTTTCTATGACTCATTAATTGGTAAATTAATAGTCTGGGGAAAGGATCGTAACACTGCAATTAAACGTATGAATAGGGCTTTAAATGAATGTGCAGTAACTGGTATTCCTACAACAATTAACTTTCATCTAACCTTACTGAATAAATCTAAATTTAAGCAGGGTAAGATACATACTAAATATGTAGAAGAAGAATTATTGCCAAATTACTGA